The region GGTGCAGCCGGAGGCGGTGACGGCCTGGGTGAACTGTGCGGCCGGACGGGCGTGGATGCCGACGGGATCGTTGATGACGGTGGTGCGGGTTGCCATGATGGACACTCCTTTGAGTCGTGTGTTGATTGATTTTTGGTTGTGTTATTTGAAAGTCGTGCTGCTTGCCGAGCGAAATGCCTCGGTGCGCCGCTAATAATTACTATAGCACCTTTTTTCACGAAACGCAGAAAACGTTTACCGGTTGTGTGTTGCGGCTTAAAGTGTGTATACTGTGCGCAGGCTGAAAATGATTTACCGGCAAAGACGGTGGGAATCATGCAGTAACTCGACGCGCAAAGCAAGCGCGGAAATCACAACAACAAACGTTCGGTTCGCGTTCCCTTCGCGGGCAAACAACGAAACAAGGAAACAGGTCAAAGGAGTTCACATGATTATCAAAGGTGTTGGCATTGGTCGCGGTGTTGCAGTCGGCCCGGTCATCCGTATGGCGCAACCACTGCCGGAACCGTCGGACGCTCCGCGTGCGGAAGGCATTGCTGCCGAAGGCGAAATCGCCCGCGTTGAAAAGTCCCTCGCACTGGTGAACGCCGACCTGAACCGTCGTGCTGAAGAGGCCGCCAATGGTGACGAAGGTGCCAAGCAGGCTGCTCCGATTCTGCAGGCTGTCGCCATGTTCGCTTCCGATCCGTCGCTGGCTGAATCCATCAAGGGTCTGATTCAGCAGGGTAAGACCGCCGAACGTGCAGTGCTCGAAGGCTTCGCTGCAGTGGAAGACATGTTCCGTGCCATCGGTGGCTATCAGGCTGAGCGTGCCGCCGATCTGCACGATGTCGGACAGCGCGTGATCGCCGACCTTATGGGCGCTCCCGCTCCGGGCTTGCCGCAGAGCGAAACCCCGTTCGTGCTCGTCGCCGAAGATCTTTCCCCCGCTGATACCGCGGCGCTCGACATGAGCAAGACTCTCGCCATCGTCACCTCGCAGGGCGGCCCGACCTCGCACACCGCTATTCTGGCGCGCGCTCGTGGCATTGTGGCGGTTGTTTCCGCAGCCGAAGCCGAAAACCTGACCGACGGCACTACCGTGGTCGTGAACGCGGCCAAGGGTGAACTTGTCGTTGACCCGACCGAAGAGGAGATCGCCGTTGCCGAAGCCGCCAAGTCCCGCGCGGCCGCAGCCAAGGAACTGCGCGGCAATCCAGGCTCCACCAAGGATGGTCATCTGATTCCGCTGCTCGCCAACGTGGGCAAGCCGGCCGATGCAGCCAAGGCGCTGGAATATGGCGCTGAAGGCGTTGGCCTGTTCCGTACCGAATTCCTGTTCATCGGCAACTCCGAGCCGCCGACCGTCGAAGAGCAGACCCGCGCTTACACCGAGCTGCTGAGCCAGTTCCCAGGCAAGAAGGTCGTGATCCGTATGCTCGACGCCGGCGCTGACAAGCCGCTGCCGTTCCTCACTCCGGAAGACGAGCCGAATCCGGCCCTCGGCCTGCGCGGCCTGCGCACCCTGCGCGCCCACATGGACGTGCTCGAAGGCCAGCTCAAGGCGCTCGCCGCAGCCGATGCCGCCACCGATGCGAACCTGTGGGTTATGGCTCCGATGGTTGCCGACCAGCATGAGGCTGACTATTTCGTGAAGCTTGGCAAGAGCTTCGGTCTGAAGTTCGTGGGTGCGATGGCCGAAGTGCCGTCGATTGCGCTTATGGCTGACAAGGTGGCCGACGTGGCTGACTTCGTGTCGATCGGCACCAACGATCTGACCCAGTACACGCTGGCCGCCGACCGTACGCTCGGTTCCGTTGCCAACTATCAGACCGCCTGGCATCCGGCGGTGCTGCGTGCCATCAAGATGATCTGCGATGCGGGCAACGCCAAGGGCATGCCGGTGGGCGTGTGCGGCGAGGCCGCTGCTGATCCGGACTTGGCCGTAGTGCTGGCCGGTCTTGGCGTGAACTCTCTGTCCATGACTCCGGTGGCGCTCGACGACGTGCGTGCCTCCCTCGCAGAAGTCACCTTCGAAGAGGCTCAGGCCCGTGCCGAAGCCGCCCTTAACGGCGACTTCTACCACCCGGCCAACTGAGCCGTACTAGCTGTGCCTATCGCCTGTAACGTCCTGTTTTTCAAGTGATGTGAGGTCTGATAGGCCCTGTTTCCCGGAACGACCCCTGCCCGCGCTCCCACATAGGCTCGCCCGCAGGGGTCGTTTCGTTATACCGTCAATTGAAACCTTGTATGAGTCAGGCGCTTGAGGGATACTGGGTGCATGAAGATTTCCGCAGATTTCACCGTCATTCCCGACGCGTTTGCCAAGGCGGCGCCGCCTGAGAACTGCATCGACGGTACACCGATTGTTTCCTTCCCCTTCTACATTGATGCGCTTGATCCCGCAGTGCAGTTCCTGCATTGGGAATTCGTTGATCCGGATTCGATTCCGGTATGCGGTTTCCAGTGGAATCATTGGTCCCTCGCGAACCTGCCCGTGGACGCACTGATGTACGATTTCAACGATTCTCACGCGCTCGCGATTCCGGCTGATTTCTCGCGCACGGTTTCCGCGATGATTCCTGAAACGATTCAGGGACGCACGTCCGCCGCCTCGCCGTTGCTGCAGGGCCGCAGCAACGATCCCGCAGTGACGATGCGTTACAACGGTCCATATCCGCCGGATCAGGATCACGACTACTACCTGCATGTGTGGGGCACCACGGCTCCGCTTGCCGGCCTCAATCAGGGATTCTGGCTCAATGAAATGGAACGTGCGCTGCGTACTTCCGGTACAATCGTTGATCAGGGCGCTATTTTCCTCACTGGAAAAGCCTGATTTTTGAAAGAGCATCTAAAGTAAGACCAGAAAACTGATTTTCGCAGCAATATAACGATATAAAGATGCGGAAATCAGAAATATATCCGACGAAAACGTATTAACAATAATCGAAAGGATTGCTGAATAATTATGGCGTGTACCACGATTTTGGTTGGCAAAGACGCAAGTTATGACGGATCGACCATCATCGCCCGTAATGAAGATAGTGCAAATGGTGAATTTTGCCCGAAGCGCTTCATCGTAGTCAAGCCTGAAGATCAGCCGCGCAAGTACAAGAGCGTGCTTTCGCATGTTGAAATCGACCTTCCTGACAATCCGCTGCAGTATACGGCTGTGCCGAATGCCGATCTGAAAGAAGGCATTTGGGGCGAAGCTGGTGTGAACGAGGCGAACGTTGCCATGAGTGCCACCGAAACGCTCACCACCAACGAGCGTGTGCTTGGCGCCGATCCGTTCGTGGAGCTCAAGCCTGCCAAGGGCAAGGAAGGCGAAGAAGGCTTTGAGCCGGAAGTCGCCGGTGGTATTGGCGAAGAGGATTTCCTCACACTTGTGCTTCCGTACGTCACCACCGCCCGTGAGGGTGTGGAACGTTTGGGTGCGCTGCTTGAGGAATTTGGCACCTATGAGATGAACGGCGTTGCCTTCTCCGACGTTGACGAGATTTGGTGGCTGGAAACCGTTGGCGGCCATCATTGGATCGCCAAGCGTGTGCCGGACGAAGCGTATGTGACCATGCCGAACCAGCTGGGCATTGACGAATTTGATCTTGAAGATGCGTTTGGCGAGCAGGAGGACCACATGTGTTCCGCCGATCTGGCCGAGTTCATCGAACGCAACCATCTTGACCTGTCGGTGGAGAGCACTACGCCGTTCAACCCGCGTGACGCGTTTGGCTCCCACTCCGATTCCGACCACGTGTACAACACTCCTCGTGCTTGGTACATGCAGCGTTTCCTCAACCCGTACGACGAGCAGTGGGATGGTCAGGATGCCGACCACAAGCCGGTTTCCGACGATATTCCGTGGGCTCGCCAACCAGAACGCAAAATCACCATCGAAGATGTGAAGTATGTGCTGAGCTCCCACTATCAGGGCACCCCGTACGATCCGTATGGAAAGCTTGGCGACCAGCGCACCCGCCATATGTTCCGCCCGATCGGCATCAACCGTCAGAGCCAGCTTGCGGTAATGCAGATCCGCCCGTACCGCCCGCAGGTGAGCCGCGCGATCCAGTGGATCGCCTACGGTTCCAACCCGTTCAACACACTCGTGCCGTTCTTCCCGAACGTCAACTCCACGCCGAAGTATTTGGAAGACACCACCACGCGCGTCACATCCGAAAACTTCTATTGGGAGAACCGCATTATCGCGGCCCTGTGCGATTCCAGCTTCGCCGACACCGCCAACGCTGTGGAACGCTATCAGGAGAAGACCGGCGCGATGGGCCACCGCATGGTTGCCACTACCGACGAGCAGATTGAACGCTTGGTGGGTGACGTTACCGACGAATTCGATGCGGAAGACGAAATCGGCGATGTGCAGCCGATGGAACCGGATGAAATCATCGAAGCCGTGCGCAACGACGACGCCCGCGAAATCCTTGCCGCAGCCAACGAAAACATGGCCGCGCAACTCAAGGAGGAAACCGACAAGCTTCTTGATTCTGTGCTGTACACCGCCAGCATGAACATGAAGAACGGCTTCCACATGTCGGACTTCTAATATCTCACTATTCGGCTCCTGTGACCACGTTGCGGGAGCCGATTTTTTCCCGCAATACAACGTCGCTAGAATGACTTCATTCCAAATCGAAGAAAGGAAAACCCCAGTGACCAGCATTGAGGATTTCACCAGCCAGTACGGCTTGGTGCAGAAGATTGATGCGTTTGGCTATCTCGATTATTTGAAGAATGATCCGGATGCTCCACGCAAGCATGGCAAGGTCGTGCTCGTCACCGCCGATACCCCGTTGAAGGCGTCTCGCGGCGAGGGCAAGACCACCACTACGATCGCGTTGATCGATGCGCTGCGTGAGCGTGGCATCGATGCGGCCGCTGTGCTGCGTCAGCCAAGCATGGGCATTACCGCTGCCGGTTCCAAGGGTGGTGCTTCGGGTGGCGGCAAGGCTTCCCTGACTCACCCTGAGCTGATCGACTGGGGTCTGTGCGGCGAAATGGGTGCTATCGAAGCGGCTCAGAACCTGTTGGTCTCCTTTGCGGAGAAGGCTGTTGACGACGGCAAGCTGGACACCATTCTCGTGCCGCGCGTCTCCGAAGTGCCGTCCCGTTCCCTGCGCCAGATCGCAGTGGACCGTGGCAAGGGCGACGTGGCTGAGCGCGTGGTGCTCACTCCGACCTGCGAGCTTATGCAGATCGTTGTTCTGTCGCGTTCCATGGATGAGATTTCCGAGCGCGTTGCCAAGATGGTCGCCGGCACGAAGGATGGAAAGGCAGTGACCTTCGGTGAATTCGTTGATCTGTGGCGTATCACCGGCATCCTCGGCGACGCCGTGAAGCCAGCCAAGACAGAGACCGTGAACGGCTCTCCGGTGTACGTGCACGGCGGCCCGTTCGCCAACGTGTCCATCGGCATTCCGACGCTGGTTTCCGTGGAAATGGCCTGCGCATTGCATGACGTGGTGATTGTTGAGGCTGGTTACGGTACTGATGCGGGCGCTCAGAAGTGGCTTGACATTGCTTGCCGCGAGTATGGCGCACAGTGGCCGTCCGCAGCCATCGTCGTGACCCGCGCTTCCACGTGGCGCGACGATCCGGATCTGGCATGGCGCTACCCGTTCCACGTCCAGCGCCTCGAAGGTCTTGATATTCCTACCTTCCCGCTTATCAACCTGTGGGATGGCGAGGATGATCAGATTCCGGCGCTCAAGGAC is a window of Bifidobacterium catenulatum DSM 16992 = JCM 1194 = LMG 11043 DNA encoding:
- the ptsP gene encoding phosphoenolpyruvate--protein phosphotransferase encodes the protein MIIKGVGIGRGVAVGPVIRMAQPLPEPSDAPRAEGIAAEGEIARVEKSLALVNADLNRRAEEAANGDEGAKQAAPILQAVAMFASDPSLAESIKGLIQQGKTAERAVLEGFAAVEDMFRAIGGYQAERAADLHDVGQRVIADLMGAPAPGLPQSETPFVLVAEDLSPADTAALDMSKTLAIVTSQGGPTSHTAILARARGIVAVVSAAEAENLTDGTTVVVNAAKGELVVDPTEEEIAVAEAAKSRAAAAKELRGNPGSTKDGHLIPLLANVGKPADAAKALEYGAEGVGLFRTEFLFIGNSEPPTVEEQTRAYTELLSQFPGKKVVIRMLDAGADKPLPFLTPEDEPNPALGLRGLRTLRAHMDVLEGQLKALAAADAATDANLWVMAPMVADQHEADYFVKLGKSFGLKFVGAMAEVPSIALMADKVADVADFVSIGTNDLTQYTLAADRTLGSVANYQTAWHPAVLRAIKMICDAGNAKGMPVGVCGEAAADPDLAVVLAGLGVNSLSMTPVALDDVRASLAEVTFEEAQARAEAALNGDFYHPAN
- a CDS encoding YbhB/YbcL family Raf kinase inhibitor-like protein produces the protein MKISADFTVIPDAFAKAAPPENCIDGTPIVSFPFYIDALDPAVQFLHWEFVDPDSIPVCGFQWNHWSLANLPVDALMYDFNDSHALAIPADFSRTVSAMIPETIQGRTSAASPLLQGRSNDPAVTMRYNGPYPPDQDHDYYLHVWGTTAPLAGLNQGFWLNEMERALRTSGTIVDQGAIFLTGKA
- a CDS encoding C69 family dipeptidase is translated as MACTTILVGKDASYDGSTIIARNEDSANGEFCPKRFIVVKPEDQPRKYKSVLSHVEIDLPDNPLQYTAVPNADLKEGIWGEAGVNEANVAMSATETLTTNERVLGADPFVELKPAKGKEGEEGFEPEVAGGIGEEDFLTLVLPYVTTAREGVERLGALLEEFGTYEMNGVAFSDVDEIWWLETVGGHHWIAKRVPDEAYVTMPNQLGIDEFDLEDAFGEQEDHMCSADLAEFIERNHLDLSVESTTPFNPRDAFGSHSDSDHVYNTPRAWYMQRFLNPYDEQWDGQDADHKPVSDDIPWARQPERKITIEDVKYVLSSHYQGTPYDPYGKLGDQRTRHMFRPIGINRQSQLAVMQIRPYRPQVSRAIQWIAYGSNPFNTLVPFFPNVNSTPKYLEDTTTRVTSENFYWENRIIAALCDSSFADTANAVERYQEKTGAMGHRMVATTDEQIERLVGDVTDEFDAEDEIGDVQPMEPDEIIEAVRNDDAREILAAANENMAAQLKEETDKLLDSVLYTASMNMKNGFHMSDF
- a CDS encoding formate--tetrahydrofolate ligase gives rise to the protein MTSIEDFTSQYGLVQKIDAFGYLDYLKNDPDAPRKHGKVVLVTADTPLKASRGEGKTTTTIALIDALRERGIDAAAVLRQPSMGITAAGSKGGASGGGKASLTHPELIDWGLCGEMGAIEAAQNLLVSFAEKAVDDGKLDTILVPRVSEVPSRSLRQIAVDRGKGDVAERVVLTPTCELMQIVVLSRSMDEISERVAKMVAGTKDGKAVTFGEFVDLWRITGILGDAVKPAKTETVNGSPVYVHGGPFANVSIGIPTLVSVEMACALHDVVIVEAGYGTDAGAQKWLDIACREYGAQWPSAAIVVTRASTWRDDPDLAWRYPFHVQRLEGLDIPTFPLINLWDGEDDQIPALKDTAKELEFRDPIIGNLYRDGGDALAPQLDAFVDAVTNGSMPAEPHSHKGMALVENVRWVAENAYGVPSDRVILKDGFAESLAAAQNLCASAGIDFGSLALVAVKSPATMTDNDRAPEAERTVTLKKVEVHSGAGLVHVNLTTSLTTPMPKIV